The Patescibacteria group bacterium genome window below encodes:
- a CDS encoding GNAT family protein produces MIKIRKHLRKDIPYRVKWLNNPEVNKFIGDEMGQKTNLKKEKEWFSNYLKDKNKKFFTICDDSKPIGFMGLSHISKSNKNADLFIAIGEDDYRGKGIGNIAIKWLTDYGFKKLKLHKINLGVVKDNRHAVKIYKSLGFVVEGEMKDEIFYKSKYHDFLSMAIFNRKK; encoded by the coding sequence ATGATAAAAATTAGAAAACACTTACGAAAAGACATCCCCTACCGTGTAAAATGGTTAAATAATCCCGAGGTAAACAAGTTTATTGGCGATGAAATGGGGCAAAAGACAAATCTGAAAAAAGAAAAAGAGTGGTTTTCTAATTATCTGAAAGATAAAAACAAAAAATTCTTTACTATTTGTGATGATTCTAAGCCAATAGGCTTTATGGGATTATCACATATTAGCAAGTCAAATAAAAACGCAGATCTATTTATTGCTATTGGCGAAGATGACTATCGCGGCAAAGGAATTGGAAATATCGCCATAAAATGGTTGACTGATTACGGATTCAAAAAATTAAAACTTCATAAAATCAACTTAGGTGTTGTTAAAGACAATCGCCATGCGGTTAAAATATATAAATCTTTGGGCTTTGTTGTTGAGGGCGAGATGAAAGACGAAATTTTTTATAAAAGCAAATATCATGATTTTTTATCCATGGCAATTTTTAACAGAAAAAAATAA
- the rplK gene encoding 50S ribosomal protein L11, whose product MAKKIKTIIKLQIEAGKANPAPPIGPALGQHGLNIAEFCTKFNAATAKMAGDVIPAEITVFEDRTYTFILKTPPAAELLKKAAGIEKGSGKPLQEKVGKVTKAQIREIAEKKMPDLNANDIEAAMRIIEGTARQMGLEVV is encoded by the coding sequence ATGGCAAAAAAAATTAAAACAATTATAAAATTACAAATCGAAGCTGGCAAAGCAAATCCAGCGCCGCCAATCGGCCCGGCACTTGGTCAACACGGTTTGAATATTGCTGAATTCTGCACGAAGTTCAACGCCGCGACTGCTAAAATGGCTGGTGATGTTATTCCCGCGGAAATCACGGTTTTTGAAGATCGCACCTACACCTTCATTCTAAAAACCCCGCCGGCAGCTGAACTTTTAAAAAAAGCTGCTGGAATTGAAAAGGGTTCGGGAAAACCGCTTCAGGAAAAAGTTGGAAAAGTGACAAAAGCCCAGATTCGGGAAATCGCCGAGAAAAAAATGCCGGACTTAAACGCGAATGATATTGAAGCGGCGATGAGAATTATTGAAGGCACGGCAAGACAAATGGGATTGGAAGTAGTTTAA
- the nusG gene encoding transcription termination/antitermination protein NusG — MPKQIAQRGRLWYAIHTYSGYEENVAHNLKQRIESMAMQDKIFNVLIPTEKKIKIKNGKRRTVIEKIFPGYVLVEMLVTDDSWYVVRNTPNVTGFIGTGTIPTPLSEAEIKVLQKRMGEEEPQYKIDVTVGAPVKINDGPFKGFEGKISAIDEARGKVKVLVSMFGRETPVELDFLQVKKI; from the coding sequence ATGCCTAAACAAATAGCTCAAAGAGGTCGACTCTGGTATGCGATTCACACTTATTCCGGATACGAAGAAAACGTCGCCCATAATTTAAAACAAAGAATTGAATCCATGGCAATGCAGGACAAGATTTTTAATGTCTTGATTCCTACCGAGAAAAAGATAAAAATAAAAAACGGCAAGCGCCGAACGGTCATTGAAAAAATCTTTCCCGGTTATGTTTTGGTGGAAATGCTTGTCACCGACGATTCGTGGTATGTAGTCAGAAATACTCCGAACGTTACCGGCTTTATCGGCACGGGCACAATCCCCACTCCCCTTTCTGAAGCTGAGATAAAAGTTTTGCAAAAAAGAATGGGCGAAGAAGAACCGCAATATAAAATTGATGTTACGGTTGGCGCGCCGGTTAAAATCAATGACGGACCGTTCAAAGGTTTTGAAGGAAAAATTTCCGCCATTGACGAAGCTCGCGGAAAAGTTAAAGTACTGGTAAGTATGTTCGGCCGCGAAACTCCGGTGGAATTGGATTTCTTACAAGTTAAAAAAATATAA
- a CDS encoding deaminase, translating to MGNLQNPRKNRLSWDETFMNMALILAQRTACKFHTAGVVLVDNNKRIVSVGYNGPTAGDDHCIEVGCAKVDGDPVTGKLKRCRGAHAEINSIINAQDTRRLNGATVYTALYPCYDCMKAFNNVGIKEIVYFEKYERIKTGGEGKEEENEAQELADKRGIIIRKYDGPVYCNIDFTV from the coding sequence ATGGGAAATTTACAAAATCCTAGAAAAAATCGTTTATCTTGGGATGAAACTTTTATGAATATGGCGCTGATCTTGGCACAACGCACCGCCTGCAAATTTCATACCGCCGGAGTCGTCTTGGTTGATAATAACAAAAGAATTGTCTCGGTCGGCTATAACGGTCCGACTGCTGGCGACGACCATTGTATCGAAGTCGGCTGCGCCAAAGTTGACGGCGATCCGGTCACTGGAAAATTAAAGCGCTGCCGCGGGGCGCACGCTGAAATAAACAGCATTATCAACGCGCAGGATACAAGAAGATTAAACGGCGCGACGGTTTATACCGCGCTTTACCCTTGCTACGACTGCATGAAGGCATTTAACAACGTCGGTATAAAAGAAATCGTTTATTTTGAAAAATATGAACGGATAAAAACTGGCGGCGAAGGAAAAGAAGAAGAAAACGAAGCGCAGGAGTTGGCCGACAAACGCGGGATTATAATTAGAAAATACGACGGGCCGGTTTATTGCAACATTGATTTTACTGTATAA
- the rplA gene encoding 50S ribosomal protein L1, translated as MRGKRYQEAKKSIDPKKSYSLAEALDLIKNGPKEKFDAGVEVHIKLGIDPKKGDQLVRGTLVLPHGIGKTKKIAAFVEPALEKEAKEAGAEIVGGEDLIKEIKSSERANFEIAVATPTMMAKLAQIAKILGPKGLMPNPKTETVNPNIKKIIGELKKGKINFKNDDGGNIHQLLGKVSYDKEKLLENLTAFVEAVKKAKPAAAKGVYIQTAVLCTTMGPGIKLSV; from the coding sequence ATGCGCGGAAAACGTTACCAGGAGGCAAAAAAATCTATTGACCCCAAAAAGAGTTATTCTCTCGCTGAGGCCCTGGACTTAATTAAAAATGGCCCTAAAGAAAAATTTGATGCCGGTGTGGAAGTCCACATCAAACTCGGCATTGATCCTAAAAAGGGCGACCAGTTAGTGCGCGGCACTTTAGTTTTGCCGCACGGAATCGGTAAGACCAAAAAAATCGCGGCTTTCGTTGAACCGGCTTTGGAAAAAGAAGCAAAAGAGGCCGGAGCGGAAATTGTCGGTGGCGAAGATTTAATTAAAGAAATTAAATCTTCAGAAAGAGCTAATTTTGAAATCGCCGTGGCCACTCCGACCATGATGGCTAAATTGGCGCAAATCGCGAAAATTTTGGGTCCAAAAGGTTTGATGCCAAATCCAAAAACAGAAACCGTTAACCCAAATATCAAAAAAATTATTGGTGAATTAAAAAAGGGCAAAATCAACTTCAAAAATGATGACGGCGGAAATATCCATCAATTGCTCGGCAAAGTTTCTTACGATAAAGAAAAGCTTTTGGAAAATTTAACTGCTTTTGTTGAAGCGGTGAAAAAAGCAAAACCCGCCGCGGCCAAAGGCGTTTACATTCAAACCGCGGTGCTTTGTACTACAATGGGTCCGGGAATAAAACTCAGTGTCTAA